The Candidatus Desulfofervidus auxilii DNA segment GGTCCTCCACCTCCATGGGGGGTAGCAAATGTCTTATGCAAGTTTAAATGCACTACATCAAAACCCACATCCCCTGGTCTCATCTTTCCCATAATGGCATTGAGGTTTGCTCCATCATAATATAAAAGTGCACCTGCCTGATGGGCCAAATCTGCGATTTCCATTATATGTGGATTAAAAATTCCCAAAGTATTAGGGCAAGTAAGCATCACAGCTGCCACTTCTGGGTTAAGTTTCTCTTTATATTTTTTTAAATCCATACAGCCATCTCTAGCAGTAGGAATTACCATGAGTTCATAACCACAAACTCCTGCTGAGGCAGGATTTGTGCCATGAGAAGAGTCAGGGACAATAACATATTTTTTTTGATGACCATAATGTTTATGAAAGGCGGTTATTAATAGTAATCCTGTCAATTCTCCATGGGCACCAGCTAACGGCTGCAAGCTAAACCCATCCATTCCTGTGATTTCACATAATGACCTTTCTGTTTCATAAATTACTTCTAGTGCCCCTTGGACTAATTCCTCTGGGAGTAAGGGATGTAAATTGGAAAAGCGCTCAATTCTTGCTATCTCCTCAGTAAATTTAGGGTTATACTTCATAGTGCAGGAACCAAGAGGATAAAAATGGGTGTCTATAGAATAATTCAATTGAGAAAGCCGGGTGAAGTGTCTAATTACGTCCAGTTCTGAAACTTCTGGCAAAAAGGGCGCTTTAGTTCTCCTATATGCTTGAGGTAATTCTTCTGACTCAGGCACATCTAATTCAGGCAATTTTACACCATGTCTGCCCTTCACGCTTTTTTCAAAGATTAATTGCATCCTTCAATGCCTCAACAAATTTTAAAATCTCTGCCTTTTTCCTCCTTTCGGTCACTGCAATTAAGAAATAATTTTTCATATCTTTATAAAACCTATTTAAAGGCACACCCCCTATAATGCCCTTTTCTGCTAATTGTTTTAGAACACTAGTTGCATCTTTTTTAAGACGCACAGTAAACTCATTAAATGTGGATGAATTTACCACTTCTACTCCAGGGATATCTTTCAATAATTTCTTGGTGAATTCAGTCTTATGATAATTAAGATGAGCTAATTTCACAAAACCCTGTTTTCCCAAAGCACAAAGAAAGATTATGGCCCTTAAGGCACAAAGGGCTGCATTGGTGCAAATATTGGATGTAGCCTTATAACCCCTGATATGTTGCTCTCGGGTTTGAAGGGTAAGGACAAATCCCTTTTTGCCTTGTTTATCTACAGTTGCTCCTACAATCCGGCCAGGCATCTTTCGCAAAAATGCCTTTTTACAAGCCAAAATCCCCAGATAGGGTCCGCCAAAGGATAAAGGAATACCCAAACTTTGCCCTTCAGCAGTTACTATATCTACATCCATAGCTCCAGGTGTCTTTAACAGTCCAAGAGAAATGGGATACACATTTTCTATAACTAGGGTTTCAATCTGATGTGCCTTTTCTACAATATCTGAATGGTCATCAATGCTGCCAAAAAAATTGGGATTTTGTAAGACAACAGCCGCTGTTTTTTTATCTAAATGATAATAAATTTTTTCTCTATCGGCCCTTTTTATATTAGGAGGAAGTCTGACAATCTTTATGGGAAGATTGGCTGTATGAGTAAGTAACATTCTTTGATAAATAGGATTTACTCCACCATCTACAATGATTTTATCTCTTTGGGTAATTCTAAGGGACATCATAACTGCCTCAAATAAGGCCGTGCCTCCATCATACAGAGAGGCATTAGCTATATCCATCTCTGTCAAATTACAGATAGCTGTTTGGTATTCATACATGGCCTGAAGTATTCCTTGAGAGCATTCGGGCTGATAGGGAGTATATGGTGTATAAAACTCACTTCTGGATACTAAGGTGTCTACCACAGCAGGTATATAATGGTCATAAAAGCCTGCTCCCATAAAATTTATAAAATAGGGATTGTTTTTCTGAGATAGTCTTTGTAAATATTCTTTAACTTCAAACTCAGACTTACCTTCTGGCAGATTAAAGGATTTTGGCCTAAGTGCTGGTTTTATATCTTTAAATAGCTCTTCAACTGAAGAAACTCCAATAACCTTAAGCATCTGTTTCAATTCTTCTGGAGTATGCGGAATATAGCTCATTCCAATCCTTCTAAATATTTTTGGTAGTCTTTTGACCTCATAAGTTTTTCTCTTTCACTTTCATCATAAATTTCAATCACTACCAACCAACCTTGTTCATAAGGAGATTTATTAATAAGCTCAGGGGATGTGGAAAGTTTTTGATTTATTTTTATTACTTTCCCTGACATAGGGGCATAGACATCAGAAACTGCCTTTACTGATTCCACAGAAGCAAATGTCTCAAATTGTTTGATTTCAGTCCCTATTTCTGGCAGCTCTACAAATGTAATATCACCTAAAGCATCTTGGGCATAATCTGTGATGCCTATTGTGCCCAAACCATCCTCTATTTTTATCCATTCATGGTCTTTAGTATAAAAAAGTCCATCTGGAATATTCATTTTCATCTCCTATTTTTTTAAAGAGCCATTTTTATAAAATGGCTTAGCAGTAATAACAGCCTGCATTTCTGTAGCATGTCCTTTAATAACCACCTTTGTGCCTAGTTGAGCGTGGTCTGCCTTTATATAGCCCATACCAATCCCACAGGATAAACAAGGAGAAAAACTCCCGCTAGTGACAAAACCAACTTGCTGATTCTCAAAATATAACTTATAATTTTGCCTTGGAGAACGGCGAGAATGGGTCATAAAACATACCAGTTTTTTGGAAATCCCTATTTGCTTTTGTTTCAAAAGGGCTTGCTTACCCACAAATTCCTTGCGAAAATCCAAAATCCTTTCTAAACCGGCTTCTAATGGAGTAGTTTCTTCAGTTATATCCTGACCATAAAGAGGATAACCCATCTCTAACCTCAATGTATCCCTTGCTCCTAAACCAGCAGGTTTGACCCTTTCATCTGTCAAAAGAGAATTCCAAAATTCTTTTACCCTTTTACAGTTTACATACAATTCATAACCAAGCTCTCCTGTATAACCTGTGCGGCTGATTATAATTTTTTCTCCTAACATAGAAAAGTAATCAAAGTGATAATATTTGAGCTTGTCAATCTCTGTCCCTACAAATTTTCTTAAAACTTCGCGGGAAAGCGGTCCTTGCAAATCAAGCTTGGCCATCTGGGGGGAAATATTTTCTACACTAGTCCTAATATTACTCTTAAGATGTCTATAATCTTTATCTAAGGTTCCGGCATTCACTACCAACATCCATTTACCTTCTTCTAATTTATAGATTACCAGGTCATCAATTATGCCACCTCTTTCATTCAACATAAAGCTATAAGAACACTTTCCCACCTTTATTTTTTCTAAATCATTAGGCAAAATTTTATTTAAATTGTTTTCCTTTAGTGTTCCATAAACAATTAACTCTCCCATATGGCAGGTATCAAAAAGAGAACAAGAGTTTCTTGTCCAAAGGTGTTCGGCAATTATACTCCCATATTGGAGAGGCATTAACCAACCTGCAAATGTGGTTGTTTTGGCATTTAATTTCTTATGGGCACTGAGTAAGGGTGTAGAGCTTAAACCCATAGGTTTCCTTTTATCACCAAAGTGGTTATTTTTCAACAATAACTTTGACATCAATTTTCCCCTATGGTATAAACCAAGAAAAGGAGGTAAAAGATGGAAACAAAGAATTTTTTGAGGCTCACGGGAATTTCTTTCATTTTAGTAATTTTTATCTTTTCCTCCTTAGTTCAGGCCGATGTTTACATAAAAGAGAAAAAGCATACTGATGCCTATCAGGTAATGGGTCAAACTATGTCTGCCAAAGATGAAATTATCATTACCTGGATGACCCAGGATAAAGCCAGAATTAATGAGGGTAAAGATACATCAATGATTATAAGGCTGGATAAAAATGCCATGTATATAATTGACCACACTAGAAAAACTTATAAGGAAATGCCTATAGGGAATATGCATAAAATTTTAGAACAGGCTATTGCCAAACAAGCTTCTGGAGAGAAAGAGGCTGAAGAAATGGCTGAATTTATGAAGGGATTTACCTCAGCCATGATGCAAATGGAGGCTACGGTGACTGATACAGGAGAGAGGAAAAAAATCAAAGGATGGAACTGCCGAAAATATATACTTAAAATGAAAATGCCCATGGGTATTTCTACTTCAGAGATATGGGCTACAAAGGATATTAAAATTGATTATGAGAAATATCGCAAAATCAGCACAGCCTTGATGTCTAAACAACCAGGCTTTAAATCAATACTAAAGGAAATTGAAAAAATAAAGGGTTTTCAAGTATTAAATATTAGTTCCTCTCGCTCCATGGGAGCCAATATAAAAATCACTCACGAATTATTGGAAATCAAGGAAAAATCAGCACCTTCAGGAATTTATGAAATACCCAGAGGCTATGTAAAGGTAAGAAATAGTTTTTGAACTGCCTTGATTACTTCCTGATTTTCTGCCGGACAAAAATGGAACTCTAAAAATAAAATGTTTTGTTTCTTTATTAAGGCTAGATGCCTAAGCAAGCATAATTGTCTATGAGAAAACAGGTTTATAGTAGTTAAAGGTAACTCTTTTTCATAAAGAAGTAAAAATTCTCGCCCATAAATATTGATGTCCTTTATTTTAAATCTTTTCTCTTCCTCAATATGCTGGCCCTTTTTAAGCAAATGAAATTCCTGATTTGTGTTTCTAGAAAGATAAAATAAAATTTGAAGTTTGTCTTTATAACCAGTAAGCAAGGCAAACGGTATATAAAGCAAACTATGCCTAGGACGCAAACGCAGCACTGCTTTTATGGATTTGAAACCAGGAACTTGATATTCAGCGATAAAGCCTAAAACCCCTCCTAGCCACTTATATTGCTTTTCTTTTGGCTGAAATACCGCCTCTAAATCCTTAGCCCAGTGTTGGGATAATTTGAGGTTTTTTCTATATCCCCATTGGTAAATAAAAACGACTATTATAGTAAATATTAGAAAAAAACTAATAGACATCCTTTGCCCAATATGAGGCCAGTTTCAATAGACCTTCTTTGTCTAATTTTTGTTTTAAAAATGGGATTTCCTTTAAGGGAAAATCTTTGAAAAAAGAAATCTCTGGAGGTATTTCTGTGATACCTGTTTTATTTAAAAGCACCAAATCTATATGAATGTTTAATTTATTCAAAGTTTCCACAATACGTTTTCCCTCATGAAGAGAAAGTTTATCCGGGTTAATAACCAGAAAAAACTGGGATTTTTTCTTATCTATAAAGAAATGGAGTAGAAAATTCACTGTTCTCTGGTGAAGAGTAAGTTCTGCTAAAACCTTATCTTCTTTAAATGTAATGGCAACATTAGAGCCAAAGTAGTCTTTTCCCTTTATATGGGCAATACTCTGTCGAGATTGTAATATCTTTTTTCGCCAAACAAGTAGCCTTTCTAACCATAATTTAGTAACAAATGGTAAGGTAAAGATTTTTAGCATAAGACCGGTAGGAGGGGTATCAATTATTAAATAATCCATGTCTTGCTGTTTTTCTAAAATATCCTTTAAGGCATACATTATGGCCATTTCTTCCATCCCTGGTGCATTTTTAATCAAGTCAAACATCTTTTCTAAATTGAAGACTTGAAGATAGGCATAAATCTGTTTCATTTGTGTTTCTGTTTTCTTCAAAAAGTTTTTTAAATAATCATCAATGTCCACCTCTTCCAACCAGAGAGAAGAATCTATCTGTTTAATACCTTTAAAGGGAGATAAAGCAAATATGTCATATAAATTATGGGCAGGGTCTATAGAACCTAAATATATTTTATGGTTTTTTTTACTGAGATAATAAGCTAAACTAGCAGAGATGGTGGACTTCCCTACCCCACCTTTGCCTAGAAAGAAAAAGGTCCTTTTCATAAATCTATCATATCTGTCCACTGGGCAAGTTTGTCATCTAAATTGGCAGATTTAGCAAACATAATATTTAATTCCCTTTCCAAATAAGGCAAAAGGCTTAATCCCAGCAAAGGAGGTGGAGCAGGAAGCCCAATTAGACTTCCACACAAAACCAAGGCAAAGGCATTTTCCATTTCATATAATTCCTTCTCCAACATATCCACACTGTGCTCTTTAAAACCATCTATGAAATATCCAAGTATATACTTTAATGTCTGCCAAACTTTAAACATTAGGTAGCTCCGGCCTGGTTGGTTTAAAAAAGTCATAGATAAGCAAAAAATCCAAAAATAGCATGATCAGGATTATAATACCCAGGGTATAAGCTTGAGCTGGATTTTTGGTCATAAATACTGGGACAGCCACAAATAAATACCAACCTATAGCCAAAGTAACAGTAATCCAGAGAAACAAAGCAGGAATGAGACATACCCATCCTGATTTTTTTTGCACTCTTATTACCCAAGCAGATACAGTCATCAAAGCAATAGAGGCCAACATTTGATTAGCACCTCCAAAGGCAGGCCAAATGATAGACCATGCTCCGGTCCAGGCTAAGCCGATGCCAATGGCGGCTGGAATTAAAGAAGCAGTCCAACGATTGGTGATGAATTGAAAAACAAAAGGTAAACTTTCTTTTAAAGGCTCACAGATTTCTGTTAAGGTATAACGTGCTAAACGATTAGTAGTATCTAAAGTAGTCATAGCAAAACTGGCTACCCACATTGCTGCTAGGATAGTAACAAATTCTTTTGGTAGTCCTAAAACACTATGGACCGCTAGACCATAAGCCTTAGAGAAAAACCCAACCGGACCACCAGCACTGTTTATCGCCTTACCATAATGTTGGGCAAAGGTAAATGCATTGGTTTTAAGGTCAATCGCAATGTCAGGTGCCAATACATTAAGACCATAAGCACTGACCACTGCAACCACCAGGGTAGAGAGAAAACCTTCAGTCAGCATAGAGCCATAACCAATAAAAAGTCCTTCTATTTCCTTAGAAAGCTGTT contains these protein-coding regions:
- the gcvT gene encoding glycine cleavage system aminomethyltransferase GcvT — protein: MSKLLLKNNHFGDKRKPMGLSSTPLLSAHKKLNAKTTTFAGWLMPLQYGSIIAEHLWTRNSCSLFDTCHMGELIVYGTLKENNLNKILPNDLEKIKVGKCSYSFMLNERGGIIDDLVIYKLEEGKWMLVVNAGTLDKDYRHLKSNIRTSVENISPQMAKLDLQGPLSREVLRKFVGTEIDKLKYYHFDYFSMLGEKIIISRTGYTGELGYELYVNCKRVKEFWNSLLTDERVKPAGLGARDTLRLEMGYPLYGQDITEETTPLEAGLERILDFRKEFVGKQALLKQKQIGISKKLVCFMTHSRRSPRQNYKLYFENQQVGFVTSGSFSPCLSCGIGMGYIKADHAQLGTKVVIKGHATEMQAVITAKPFYKNGSLKK
- the gcvPA gene encoding aminomethyl-transferring glycine dehydrogenase subunit GcvPA gives rise to the protein MSYIPHTPEELKQMLKVIGVSSVEELFKDIKPALRPKSFNLPEGKSEFEVKEYLQRLSQKNNPYFINFMGAGFYDHYIPAVVDTLVSRSEFYTPYTPYQPECSQGILQAMYEYQTAICNLTEMDIANASLYDGGTALFEAVMMSLRITQRDKIIVDGGVNPIYQRMLLTHTANLPIKIVRLPPNIKRADREKIYYHLDKKTAAVVLQNPNFFGSIDDHSDIVEKAHQIETLVIENVYPISLGLLKTPGAMDVDIVTAEGQSLGIPLSFGGPYLGILACKKAFLRKMPGRIVGATVDKQGKKGFVLTLQTREQHIRGYKATSNICTNAALCALRAIIFLCALGKQGFVKLAHLNYHKTEFTKKLLKDIPGVEVVNSSTFNEFTVRLKKDATSVLKQLAEKGIIGGVPLNRFYKDMKNYFLIAVTERRKKAEILKFVEALKDAINL
- the gcvH gene encoding glycine cleavage system protein GcvH translates to MNIPDGLFYTKDHEWIKIEDGLGTIGITDYAQDALGDITFVELPEIGTEIKQFETFASVESVKAVSDVYAPMSGKVIKINQKLSTSPELINKSPYEQGWLVVIEIYDESEREKLMRSKDYQKYLEGLE
- a CDS encoding ArsA family ATPase — protein: MKRTFFFLGKGGVGKSTISASLAYYLSKKNHKIYLGSIDPAHNLYDIFALSPFKGIKQIDSSLWLEEVDIDDYLKNFLKKTETQMKQIYAYLQVFNLEKMFDLIKNAPGMEEMAIMYALKDILEKQQDMDYLIIDTPPTGLMLKIFTLPFVTKLWLERLLVWRKKILQSRQSIAHIKGKDYFGSNVAITFKEDKVLAELTLHQRTVNFLLHFFIDKKKSQFFLVINPDKLSLHEGKRIVETLNKLNIHIDLVLLNKTGITEIPPEISFFKDFPLKEIPFLKQKLDKEGLLKLASYWAKDVY
- the gcvPB gene encoding aminomethyl-transferring glycine dehydrogenase subunit GcvPB — encoded protein: MQLIFEKSVKGRHGVKLPELDVPESEELPQAYRRTKAPFLPEVSELDVIRHFTRLSQLNYSIDTHFYPLGSCTMKYNPKFTEEIARIERFSNLHPLLPEELVQGALEVIYETERSLCEITGMDGFSLQPLAGAHGELTGLLLITAFHKHYGHQKKYVIVPDSSHGTNPASAGVCGYELMVIPTARDGCMDLKKYKEKLNPEVAAVMLTCPNTLGIFNPHIMEIADLAHQAGALLYYDGANLNAIMGKMRPGDVGFDVVHLNLHKTFATPHGGGGPGAGPIGVKKQLVEFLPIPRIIKKDGKFSLEYDKPHSIGFIAPFYGNFLVVLKAHAYILLLGKSGLISVSEKAVLNANYIRAFLKDYYDLPFDRVCMHECVFSAKRQAEKGIRALDIAKYLIDKGFHPPTIYFPPIVKEALMIEPTETESKETLDEFIEVMIEIAKLAEEHPDVLKNTPVTTPVKRLDEVKAARELKLRWMG
- a CDS encoding DUF4412 domain-containing protein, whose translation is METKNFLRLTGISFILVIFIFSSLVQADVYIKEKKHTDAYQVMGQTMSAKDEIIITWMTQDKARINEGKDTSMIIRLDKNAMYIIDHTRKTYKEMPIGNMHKILEQAIAKQASGEKEAEEMAEFMKGFTSAMMQMEATVTDTGERKKIKGWNCRKYILKMKMPMGISTSEIWATKDIKIDYEKYRKISTALMSKQPGFKSILKEIEKIKGFQVLNISSSRSMGANIKITHELLEIKEKSAPSGIYEIPRGYVKVRNSF